The Pseudomonas azotoformans genome has a segment encoding these proteins:
- a CDS encoding fe2+ zn2+ uptake regulation protein codes for MYNPQVPTDGHSPAAEASFGNGAQAFGKTPEQQGNQRIRHLLKCFGLRTSLIRLKVIDALLTAADNQRTLGVRGVHSHLLELGIPLSFLSVREVLKRLCSEGVITLNADKSYSLHEEAAKVLEGRA; via the coding sequence ATGTACAACCCGCAAGTGCCCACGGATGGACATTCACCGGCTGCCGAGGCCAGTTTCGGCAACGGCGCACAAGCGTTCGGCAAAACGCCCGAACAGCAAGGCAACCAGCGTATCCGCCACCTGCTCAAGTGTTTTGGCTTGCGCACCAGCCTGATCCGGCTGAAGGTCATCGACGCCCTGCTCACTGCCGCCGACAACCAGCGCACCCTCGGGGTACGCGGCGTGCACAGCCATCTGCTGGAGCTGGGCATTCCGTTGTCGTTTCTCAGCGTGCGCGAGGTGCTCAAGCGCCTGTGCAGCGAGGGCGTGATCACCCTCAATGCGGATAAAAGCTACAGCCTCCATGAAGAGGCTGCCAAGGTGCTCGAAGGTCGCGCCTGA
- a CDS encoding SRPBCC family protein, whose protein sequence is MRAAEQSVRLERISQERFIRAPIEAVYDYVTQPDRWHEWHPTSLSADTGTTGSLPAGARFTEFIDLLGVRVPMSYRVQIARRPGEFKTVFTSLAVDGSIHYFLLPHQGGTLFKRVLTYETELQLATLHERMIELSTIALDQLKHRLENPPFV, encoded by the coding sequence ATGCGAGCTGCCGAGCAGTCGGTCCGTTTGGAGCGGATCAGTCAGGAACGCTTTATCCGAGCGCCTATCGAAGCCGTCTACGACTATGTGACCCAACCGGATCGCTGGCACGAATGGCATCCCACGTCCCTCAGTGCCGACACCGGCACCACCGGTTCACTGCCTGCCGGTGCACGGTTTACCGAGTTCATCGACCTGCTGGGGGTGCGTGTCCCCATGAGTTACCGCGTGCAGATCGCCCGGCGCCCTGGCGAATTCAAGACGGTGTTCACCTCCCTGGCCGTGGATGGCTCCATTCACTACTTCCTGCTGCCCCATCAGGGCGGCACGCTGTTCAAGCGGGTGCTGACCTACGAAACCGAGCTGCAACTGGCCACTTTACATGAGCGCATGATCGAGTTGTCGACCATTGCCCTGGACCAGTTGAAACATCGCCTGGAAAACCCACCCTTCGTATAA
- a CDS encoding ABC transporter substrate-binding protein: MCLDDLTHSRRDFLKLSAVLSAAGALPLLSSLQARAASEPDAPVRIGYLPITDATPLLVAHNNGLFEAEGIKAERPVLLRSWAQVIEAFISGQVNVIHLLSPMTVWARYGSKVPAKVVAWNHVGGSGLTVAPGITDVKQLGGKSVAIPFWYSIHNVVVQQLFRDNGLTPVARAAGSAIAANEVNLIVLPPSDMPPALASQRIDGYIVAEPFNALAENLKVGRVQRFTGDVWRNHACCVVFMHEHDLINRPEWSQKVVNAIVKAQVWTRDNREEAVKLLSKDGPNRYTPHAEPVLSKVLAPAAADRAAYLADGAIQHGNWDEHRIDFQPYPFPSYTEELVRRLKDTLIEGDKKFLADLDPAFVAKDLVDDRFVRNAIEAVGGMKTFGLPDGYARHEEIGV, from the coding sequence ATGTGCCTGGATGACCTGACCCATTCGCGCCGCGACTTTCTCAAACTTTCCGCCGTACTCAGCGCCGCCGGTGCCTTGCCGCTGCTCAGCAGCTTGCAAGCCCGCGCCGCCAGCGAGCCGGATGCACCGGTACGCATCGGCTACCTGCCGATAACCGACGCCACGCCGCTGCTGGTGGCGCACAACAACGGCCTGTTCGAAGCCGAAGGCATCAAGGCCGAACGCCCGGTGTTGCTGCGCAGTTGGGCGCAGGTGATCGAGGCGTTTATCTCGGGCCAGGTCAATGTGATTCACCTGCTGTCGCCGATGACCGTGTGGGCACGTTATGGCAGCAAGGTGCCGGCCAAGGTGGTGGCGTGGAACCATGTGGGCGGCTCCGGCCTGACCGTGGCGCCGGGCATCACCGATGTGAAGCAACTGGGCGGCAAATCAGTGGCGATTCCGTTCTGGTACTCGATCCATAACGTGGTGGTGCAGCAACTGTTCCGTGACAACGGCCTCACGCCAGTGGCGCGGGCGGCGGGCAGTGCGATTGCGGCCAATGAGGTCAACCTGATCGTGTTGCCACCTTCGGACATGCCACCGGCCCTGGCCAGCCAGCGCATCGACGGTTACATCGTCGCTGAGCCGTTCAATGCCCTGGCGGAAAACCTCAAGGTTGGCCGCGTGCAGCGCTTTACCGGCGACGTGTGGCGCAACCACGCGTGCTGCGTGGTGTTCATGCACGAACACGACCTGATCAATCGCCCGGAGTGGTCGCAGAAGGTGGTGAACGCCATCGTCAAGGCGCAGGTCTGGACCCGCGACAACCGCGAAGAAGCGGTGAAGCTGCTGTCCAAGGACGGCCCGAACCGCTACACCCCGCATGCCGAGCCGGTATTGAGCAAGGTGTTGGCGCCGGCTGCCGCCGACCGTGCCGCCTACCTGGCAGACGGTGCGATCCAGCACGGGAATTGGGATGAACACCGCATCGACTTCCAGCCTTACCCATTCCCCAGCTACACCGAGGAACTGGTGCGGCGCCTGAAAGACACCTTGATCGAGGGCGACAAGAAATTCCTCGCTGACCTCGACCCGGCGTTCGTCGCCAAGGACCTGGTGGACGACCGTTTCGTGCGCAATGCCATCGAGGCCGTGGGCGGCATGAAGACCTTTGGCTTGCCGGACGGCTATGCGCGGCATGAGGAGATCGGCGTTTGA
- a CDS encoding AraC family transcriptional regulator yields MNSSSALVDWLLDSLELDTSLFHVGRYCGDWHASTHGLASASFHLIVQGQCWLHIDGDATPHRLDNGDAVFLLRDLEYRLSGEPTAVGAQECPRVPMVPLESAAHDGVGLVCGFFHFQSGLSAMIVDTLPAWIILRAGDPSLTAARNLFELILQECQRLPAPSSALLERLCHLLFLYVLRQQVLDNSELGGLAALGRQPAFAGLLEQLIAHPADAWTLESMAACTGLSRSAFFKRFNELCGQSPGQVLLMMRIRHACQLFKQDQTVADVALAVGYQSVAAFTRAFHKVTGQQPGAYRKAQA; encoded by the coding sequence ATGAATTCGTCCAGTGCACTTGTCGATTGGTTATTAGACAGCCTCGAACTCGACACCAGCCTGTTCCATGTGGGTCGTTATTGCGGCGACTGGCATGCGAGCACCCATGGCCTGGCGAGCGCGAGTTTTCACCTGATTGTGCAGGGCCAGTGCTGGCTGCATATCGACGGCGACGCCACGCCTCATCGCCTCGATAACGGCGATGCGGTGTTCCTGCTGCGCGACCTGGAATATCGCCTCTCCGGCGAGCCCACGGCGGTGGGTGCGCAGGAATGCCCGCGTGTGCCAATGGTGCCCCTGGAAAGCGCCGCCCACGATGGCGTCGGCCTGGTGTGCGGGTTCTTTCACTTCCAGTCCGGTCTGTCGGCGATGATCGTCGACACCCTGCCCGCGTGGATCATCCTGCGGGCGGGCGATCCCTCACTGACTGCCGCGCGCAACCTGTTCGAACTGATCCTGCAAGAATGCCAGCGCCTGCCTGCGCCCTCTTCGGCCTTGCTTGAACGGCTTTGCCACTTGCTGTTTCTGTATGTACTGCGCCAACAGGTGCTGGACAACAGCGAACTGGGCGGCCTGGCGGCACTGGGTCGGCAGCCGGCGTTTGCCGGTTTGCTGGAACAGCTGATCGCGCACCCGGCCGATGCCTGGACCCTGGAAAGCATGGCCGCTTGCACCGGGCTGTCGCGTTCGGCGTTTTTCAAGCGCTTCAATGAACTGTGCGGGCAGTCACCGGGGCAAGTGCTGCTGATGATGCGCATACGCCATGCCTGCCAGTTGTTCAAGCAGGACCAGACGGTGGCGGATGTCGCGCTGGCCGTGGGTTATCAGTCGGTGGCGGCGTTTACCCGGGCGTTTCACAAGGTGACGGGGCAGCAGCCTGGGGCCTATCGCAAGGCACAGGCTTAG
- a CDS encoding aldo/keto reductase: MHTRPLGNNGPLVSAIGLGCMGMSDFYTPGSDTREATATLHRALELGINFLDTADIYGPHTNEALIGKAIAGKRDQVFLASKFGIVRDPANPALRGVNGRPEYIRKAIDGTLQRLGVDTLDLYYQHRIDPQVAIEETVGAMAELVQQGKVRYLGLSEASAATLERAHKVHPISALQSEYSLWSRDQEHNGCLAACQRLGIAFVPYSPLGRGFLTGALQSPDDFSADDYRRFSPRFQGENFGKNLELVKQVQALAADKDVSAGQLALAWVLAQGNFIIPIPGTKQRKYLEENVAALAIHLNPAELAALEAIFPVEATAGLRYPEAVMAMLDI, from the coding sequence ATGCACACTCGTCCACTCGGTAACAACGGCCCACTCGTCTCCGCCATCGGCCTCGGCTGCATGGGCATGAGCGATTTCTACACGCCCGGCAGCGACACCCGGGAAGCCACCGCGACCCTGCACCGCGCGCTGGAACTTGGTATCAACTTTCTGGATACCGCCGACATCTACGGCCCGCATACCAATGAAGCACTGATCGGCAAAGCCATTGCCGGCAAACGCGACCAGGTGTTCCTGGCCAGCAAGTTCGGCATCGTGCGCGACCCGGCCAACCCGGCGCTGCGTGGCGTCAACGGGCGTCCCGAGTACATCCGCAAGGCGATTGACGGCACGCTGCAACGCCTCGGCGTGGACACCCTGGACCTGTATTACCAGCATCGTATCGACCCGCAGGTTGCCATCGAAGAAACCGTCGGCGCCATGGCCGAGTTGGTGCAACAGGGCAAGGTGCGTTATCTGGGCTTGAGCGAAGCGTCCGCCGCCACCCTGGAGCGTGCCCACAAGGTGCATCCGATCAGCGCCCTGCAAAGCGAATATTCGCTGTGGAGCCGTGATCAGGAACACAACGGCTGTCTTGCCGCCTGCCAGCGCCTCGGCATTGCCTTTGTACCTTATAGCCCTCTGGGGCGGGGCTTCCTGACCGGCGCCCTGCAAAGCCCGGATGACTTCAGTGCAGATGACTATCGCCGCTTCAGCCCGCGGTTCCAGGGGGAGAACTTCGGCAAAAACCTGGAACTGGTGAAGCAGGTGCAGGCACTGGCCGCCGACAAAGACGTGAGCGCCGGGCAACTCGCACTGGCCTGGGTGTTGGCGCAAGGTAACTTCATCATTCCGATTCCTGGCACCAAGCAGCGCAAGTACTTGGAAGAGAATGTGGCCGCCCTCGCGATCCACCTCAACCCGGCCGAATTGGCGGCGCTGGAAGCGATCTTCCCCGTCGAAGCAACCGCCGGCCTGCGTTACCCGGAAGCAGTGATGGCCATGCTGGATATCTAA
- a CDS encoding ABC transporter ATP-binding protein codes for MTAAVLSAQGICLGYASGPVLQHFDLHLQPGEVVSILGPSGVGKSSLLRVLAGLQAPQGGSVRVLGEPLNGPHPRVAVAFQDPSLLPWLNLDKNVAFGLDFARQPHLSADERRQRVDHAIAAVGLEHAGQHFPAQLSGGMAQRTALARCLARQPQVLLLDEPFGALDEVTRADMQHLLLKVNREQGSAAVLITHDIDEALLLSDRILLLGNRPARTLGEWLIDLPQPREEQVEAIGALRIDILKTLRQASRPQTNPLDLLEPAHVPG; via the coding sequence ATGACAGCGGCCGTATTGAGTGCCCAGGGGATTTGCCTGGGCTATGCCAGCGGGCCGGTGTTGCAGCACTTCGACCTGCACTTGCAACCCGGTGAAGTGGTGTCGATCCTCGGTCCCAGCGGGGTGGGCAAGTCCAGCCTGTTGCGCGTCCTCGCCGGTTTGCAGGCACCGCAGGGCGGCAGTGTGCGCGTGCTGGGCGAGCCGTTGAACGGTCCTCATCCACGCGTGGCGGTAGCCTTCCAGGACCCGAGCCTGCTGCCCTGGCTGAACCTGGATAAGAACGTTGCCTTCGGCCTGGATTTCGCCCGGCAACCCCATCTGAGCGCTGACGAGCGCCGCCAGCGCGTCGACCATGCCATCGCCGCCGTCGGCCTGGAGCATGCGGGGCAGCACTTCCCGGCGCAGTTGTCCGGCGGCATGGCCCAGCGCACGGCATTGGCCCGCTGCCTGGCACGCCAGCCCCAGGTGCTGTTGCTGGATGAACCCTTCGGCGCCCTGGACGAAGTAACCCGCGCCGATATGCAGCACCTGTTGCTCAAGGTCAACCGCGAGCAAGGCTCGGCGGCAGTGCTGATCACCCATGACATTGACGAAGCGCTGCTGCTGTCCGACCGCATCCTGCTACTGGGTAACCGCCCGGCGCGGACGTTGGGCGAATGGCTGATCGACCTGCCGCAACCCCGCGAAGAACAGGTGGAAGCCATCGGCGCGCTGCGTATCGACATCCTTAAAACCCTACGGCAGGCGAGCCGCCCTCAAACCAACCCCCTTGATCTGCTGGAGCCTGCCCATGTGCCTGGATGA
- a CDS encoding YqaA family protein, translating into MIAGYLGLFFAAFGAATLLPLQSEAVLVGLLLSGHYSLWLLLGVATLGNVLGSVVNWWLGRWVEHFKGRRWFPVSDKQLDKARNHYQRWGHWTLLLSWMPIIGDPLTLVAGVMREPLWRFLLLVTLAKSVRYGVLAAVTLHWVLIPS; encoded by the coding sequence ATGATCGCCGGCTACCTGGGGCTATTTTTCGCGGCGTTTGGCGCCGCAACACTGCTGCCACTTCAATCCGAAGCCGTGCTTGTCGGTCTGCTGCTCAGCGGGCATTACAGCCTCTGGCTGCTGCTGGGCGTGGCCACATTGGGCAATGTGCTGGGCTCGGTGGTCAATTGGTGGCTCGGACGCTGGGTCGAGCATTTCAAGGGGCGACGCTGGTTTCCCGTCAGTGACAAGCAGTTGGACAAGGCTCGTAACCATTACCAGCGCTGGGGCCATTGGACGTTGTTGCTCAGTTGGATGCCGATCATCGGTGACCCGCTGACCTTGGTGGCCGGGGTGATGCGTGAGCCGTTGTGGCGATTCCTGCTGTTGGTGACTTTAGCCAAAAGCGTCCGTTATGGGGTACTCGCTGCCGTGACCTTGCACTGGGTGTTAATCCCCAGTTAA
- a CDS encoding acyl-CoA dehydrogenase family protein has product MLDPILSRWLDIQAQALDVGSCDPQEVLPRLAEANVLRIGVPTHLGGLGSDVAGAVEAIANVASHSLAAAFVCWGQRSFIEYLLQSPNARLREQLLPDLLSGKLAGATGLSNAMKFLSGIESLQISAEPSNEGWTLNGRLHWVTNLRKNGFVAAAAIEHAGGGAPFILAIPDSVAGLQRSRDLELLGLQSSNTAALDLERVELSRDWLLHEDARKFLPAVRPAFLGLQCGMSIGLARRSLAEVANHLGATRTVLREELETLRVTLDHLVNDLKSGLLAGRFAAEPVPLFKLRIALAETAASAVQLELQASGGKAYLTAHGSGFARRWRESAFVPIVTPSLVQLRTELQRQANL; this is encoded by the coding sequence ATGCTTGACCCCATCTTGAGCCGTTGGCTCGACATCCAGGCGCAAGCCTTGGACGTGGGCAGTTGCGATCCACAGGAAGTGCTGCCACGGCTGGCAGAGGCCAACGTATTACGCATCGGCGTGCCGACTCATCTGGGCGGCCTGGGCAGTGACGTGGCGGGCGCCGTAGAGGCCATCGCCAACGTTGCCAGCCATTCCCTGGCGGCGGCATTCGTGTGCTGGGGCCAGCGCTCGTTTATCGAGTATCTGCTGCAGAGTCCCAATGCGCGGCTGCGTGAACAGCTGCTGCCCGATTTGCTCAGCGGCAAGCTGGCGGGGGCGACGGGGCTGTCCAACGCGATGAAGTTCTTGTCGGGCATCGAGTCGCTGCAGATCAGCGCCGAACCGTCCAACGAAGGCTGGACCCTCAACGGCCGCCTGCACTGGGTGACCAACCTGCGCAAGAACGGTTTTGTCGCGGCAGCGGCCATTGAGCACGCGGGCGGTGGTGCGCCGTTTATCCTGGCGATTCCGGACTCGGTGGCGGGTTTGCAGCGTTCTCGCGACCTGGAATTGCTCGGCTTGCAGTCAAGCAATACGGCGGCCCTGGATCTGGAACGCGTGGAGCTGAGTCGCGACTGGCTGCTGCACGAAGACGCGCGCAAATTCCTGCCGGCGGTGCGCCCGGCGTTCCTGGGCCTGCAGTGCGGGATGTCCATCGGGTTGGCGCGTCGTTCCCTGGCGGAAGTCGCCAACCACCTGGGCGCGACCCGCACGGTGCTGCGCGAAGAGTTGGAAACCCTGCGCGTGACCCTGGACCATTTGGTCAACGACTTGAAAAGTGGCCTGTTGGCAGGGCGTTTTGCCGCCGAACCGGTGCCGTTGTTCAAGCTGCGCATCGCCCTGGCGGAGACCGCCGCCAGCGCCGTGCAGCTGGAGTTGCAGGCCAGCGGCGGCAAGGCTTATCTCACCGCCCACGGCAGTGGTTTCGCACGACGTTGGCGTGAATCGGCGTTTGTGCCGATCGTGACGCCAAGCCTGGTGCAATTGCGTACCGAACTGCAGCGGCAGGCCAACCTATGA
- a CDS encoding methyl-accepting chemotaxis protein: MPPLRSIQARYTLFLVLFVLVLFVLTVVGIGQLVAPTLRHTEEQVVLNRIAEVAEQIQGELNKVQSQQRSITQTVPLLDSDAIDKVLPGLVDQYGELKVFGGGIWPLPNQRTPGRNKHSTFWHRDASGKLAVNTFWNSDPAPNYYDQSWYKGGLASPRGQCAWAAAYKDDASQEPRTNCAMAIQRDGVPYGVATIDVTLGFFNDLVASKEKDIGGQMLIVEGDGKIISNSSRISGPVVLKNISELAGTSAFAAQISKALVNRDQALQRGEFDNQGVASTFYMRPIAGTPWFLATALPTSLITAQRDDVLGTLALLQIPMVLLLVLLAVYAIRQLVQRMKSLKANIDALSAGDADLTRRITIRAEDELGAIGHSVNRFIVYLQNMIGEVTQATGAMSSSLEQLQRTSAHTNQILVRHASETDQTVTAITEMSSTADTVAQNAAETAAFTQRANEHADRSRVVVGEASTSVSALIGEVSSATHSVENMRQDAARITETLGVIGAIAGQTNLLALNAAIEAARAGEQGRGFAVVADEVRALAARTQASTSQINDMLTRLTAGVSSSVAAMENTQASCQSAADATARVNTGLDEMAGSVSHINNLSTQIATAAEQQSAVTEEINRSMVQIRQMVEELVQSGHATETNTQSLLEANGRVIALMGRFKVQ, translated from the coding sequence ATGCCCCCACTGCGCTCCATCCAAGCCCGCTATACCCTGTTCCTGGTGCTGTTCGTCCTGGTGTTATTTGTGTTGACCGTAGTGGGTATCGGCCAGTTAGTCGCGCCCACGTTGCGTCACACCGAAGAACAGGTGGTGCTCAACCGCATCGCCGAGGTGGCGGAACAGATCCAGGGCGAGCTAAACAAGGTTCAGTCCCAGCAACGCAGCATCACCCAGACGGTCCCGTTGCTCGACAGCGATGCCATCGACAAGGTCCTGCCTGGCCTGGTCGACCAGTATGGCGAGCTGAAAGTCTTCGGCGGCGGGATCTGGCCGTTGCCCAACCAGCGCACACCGGGGCGTAACAAGCACAGCACGTTCTGGCACCGCGATGCCTCGGGCAAACTGGCCGTCAACACCTTCTGGAACAGCGACCCTGCGCCCAACTATTACGACCAGAGCTGGTACAAAGGCGGCCTGGCCTCCCCGCGTGGGCAATGCGCTTGGGCCGCCGCCTATAAGGACGACGCCAGCCAGGAGCCGCGCACCAATTGCGCCATGGCGATCCAGCGCGACGGCGTGCCCTACGGCGTCGCCACCATCGACGTGACCCTGGGTTTCTTCAATGACCTGGTGGCCAGCAAAGAAAAAGACATCGGCGGGCAAATGCTGATCGTCGAGGGCGACGGCAAGATCATCAGCAACAGTTCGCGGATCAGTGGTCCGGTGGTGTTGAAAAACATCAGCGAACTTGCCGGAACCTCGGCGTTTGCTGCCCAAATCAGCAAGGCCCTGGTTAATCGAGACCAAGCGCTGCAACGCGGCGAATTCGACAACCAGGGCGTGGCCAGCACCTTCTATATGCGCCCGATCGCAGGCACACCGTGGTTCCTCGCCACCGCCCTGCCCACCTCTCTGATCACCGCCCAACGCGATGACGTACTCGGCACCCTGGCCCTGCTGCAAATCCCCATGGTGTTGTTGCTGGTGCTGCTCGCGGTGTATGCGATCCGCCAATTGGTGCAGCGCATGAAGTCACTCAAAGCCAATATCGACGCACTGTCTGCCGGCGATGCCGACCTGACGCGACGCATCACCATCCGTGCCGAAGACGAGTTGGGCGCGATTGGCCATTCGGTGAACCGTTTTATCGTCTACCTGCAGAACATGATCGGTGAAGTGACCCAGGCCACCGGCGCCATGTCGTCGAGCCTGGAGCAACTGCAGCGGACCTCGGCGCACACCAACCAGATCCTGGTGCGGCATGCCTCGGAGACCGATCAGACGGTCACCGCCATCACCGAAATGAGCTCCACCGCCGACACCGTTGCGCAAAACGCCGCCGAAACCGCCGCATTCACCCAGCGCGCCAATGAGCATGCCGATCGTTCCCGCGTGGTGGTGGGCGAAGCCTCCACCAGTGTCAGCGCCTTGATCGGCGAAGTGTCCAGCGCCACCCACAGCGTGGAAAACATGCGCCAGGACGCCGCACGCATCACCGAAACCCTTGGCGTAATCGGTGCGATTGCCGGCCAGACCAACCTGCTCGCCCTCAACGCGGCAATTGAAGCCGCACGCGCCGGCGAGCAAGGCCGGGGCTTTGCGGTGGTGGCCGATGAAGTGCGTGCGCTGGCGGCACGCACCCAGGCCAGCACCTCGCAGATCAACGACATGCTCACGCGCTTGACCGCTGGCGTCAGTTCCTCGGTGGCCGCCATGGAAAACACCCAGGCCAGTTGCCAGTCGGCGGCGGATGCCACGGCACGGGTAAACACCGGCCTGGATGAAATGGCCGGTTCGGTTAGCCATATCAACAACCTCAGCACCCAGATCGCCACAGCGGCCGAGCAGCAGAGCGCGGTGACCGAGGAGATCAACCGCAGCATGGTGCAGATCCGACAAATGGTCGAAGAGCTGGTACAGAGCGGCCATGCCACTGAAACCAATACCCAAAGCCTGCTGGAGGCGAATGGCCGGGTGATCGCGTTGATGGGTCGATTCAAGGTGCAGTGA
- a CDS encoding LysR family transcriptional regulator, with protein MDRFNAMRVFTRIVELRGFAKAADSLQLPRASVTVLIKQLEAHLGVQLLQRTTRQVSPTLDGAAYYQRCVQLLSDLEETEAVFSASRQNPRGTLSIDMPSGIGRFLVIPALPTFTALYPQIELEIGLNDRPVDLIREGVDCVLRGGLALDDSLVARPLAMMDQITLASPAYLERMGVPETLDDLAHHQMVEYVSAASGKRFGLEFLLASQLRTLNLPKVVAVNSADGYFCACEAGYGLIQAPYYHARQRLAQGTLVEVLPRFGVPSMALTALYPPHRQLSQRVRVFVDWLVELCAAPGTGLRR; from the coding sequence TTGGACCGTTTCAACGCGATGCGCGTGTTCACCCGGATCGTCGAACTGCGGGGCTTTGCCAAGGCCGCCGACAGCCTGCAACTGCCCCGCGCCTCGGTGACCGTACTGATCAAGCAGTTGGAGGCGCACCTTGGCGTGCAACTGTTGCAACGCACCACGCGGCAGGTCAGCCCTACATTGGATGGCGCTGCGTATTACCAGCGCTGCGTGCAATTGCTGTCGGACCTTGAGGAAACTGAAGCGGTGTTTTCCGCCAGTCGGCAGAACCCACGCGGCACGTTGAGCATTGATATGCCGTCGGGCATCGGCCGTTTTCTGGTGATACCCGCACTGCCCACGTTCACCGCACTGTATCCGCAGATTGAATTGGAAATCGGCTTGAATGACCGGCCGGTTGACCTGATCCGTGAAGGCGTCGATTGTGTGCTGCGCGGTGGCCTCGCGCTGGATGATTCGCTGGTGGCGCGGCCGCTGGCGATGATGGATCAAATCACCCTGGCCAGCCCCGCTTACCTTGAGCGTATGGGGGTGCCCGAAACGCTCGACGACTTGGCCCACCATCAGATGGTCGAATACGTCTCGGCCGCCAGCGGCAAACGGTTTGGCTTGGAGTTTCTACTCGCCTCCCAGTTGCGTACGCTCAACCTGCCAAAGGTGGTCGCGGTCAACAGCGCCGACGGCTACTTCTGCGCTTGCGAAGCGGGCTATGGGTTGATCCAGGCGCCGTACTATCACGCCAGGCAGCGACTGGCCCAAGGCACGCTGGTGGAAGTGCTGCCCCGGTTTGGCGTGCCGTCCATGGCCTTGACGGCGCTGTATCCTCCGCACCGCCAACTGTCCCAGCGCGTACGCGTGTTTGTGGACTGGCTGGTCGAACTCTGCGCCGCTCCCGGCACCGGCTTGCGCCGCTAA
- a CDS encoding DUF411 domain-containing protein, translating into MKTTLRLALLSALFTTTLAQAADLIPIDVHRDANCGCCKKWISHLESNGFKVNDHVEADMSAVKQRLGVAPRLGSCHTAVIDGKFVEGHVPAEQVLALRKRDDLLGLAAPGMPMGSPGMEVEGRSEAYQVIGLTRAGKDVVVAEYPAQ; encoded by the coding sequence ATGAAAACCACATTGCGCTTGGCCTTATTGTCAGCCCTGTTCACCACCACCCTGGCCCAGGCTGCCGACCTGATTCCCATCGACGTGCACCGCGACGCCAACTGCGGTTGCTGCAAAAAGTGGATCAGCCACCTGGAAAGCAATGGTTTCAAGGTCAATGACCACGTCGAAGCCGACATGAGCGCCGTCAAACAACGCCTGGGCGTGGCGCCGCGCCTGGGTTCGTGCCACACCGCCGTGATTGACGGCAAGTTCGTCGAAGGCCACGTGCCCGCCGAGCAAGTGCTGGCCTTGCGTAAACGCGATGACCTGTTGGGCTTGGCCGCGCCGGGCATGCCCATGGGCTCACCGGGCATGGAAGTCGAAGGCCGCAGCGAGGCCTATCAAGTCATCGGCCTGACCCGTGCAGGCAAAGATGTGGTGGTGGCTGAATACCCGGCGCAATGA
- a CDS encoding ABC transporter permease, with the protein MPGWLLGLSGLAGLLLLWWLGVKVFGATDGLSARFSLAATFGSLWELLGRGELYVHIAVSLKRIFVGLFLALLVGVPLGLLVGRSRTLDAATTPAFQFLRMISPLSWMPIVVMLMGVGDQPIYFLLAFAAVWPIMLNTAAGVRQLDPRWLQLSSSLSATRWETLRRVIIPGVVGHVLTGVRLAIGILWIVLVPCEMLGVSAGLGYYILDTRDRLAYSELMAMVLLIGLLGFALDALARWLHQRWVHAG; encoded by the coding sequence ATCCCGGGCTGGTTGCTCGGGTTGAGTGGCTTGGCGGGGTTGCTGTTGCTTTGGTGGCTGGGGGTGAAGGTGTTTGGCGCGACGGATGGATTGTCTGCGCGTTTTTCCCTGGCCGCCACCTTCGGTAGCCTGTGGGAATTGCTGGGACGCGGTGAGCTGTATGTGCATATTGCGGTGAGCCTGAAGCGCATCTTTGTCGGGTTGTTCCTGGCCTTGTTGGTCGGCGTTCCGTTGGGGCTGCTGGTGGGCCGTTCGCGCACGCTGGATGCGGCGACCACGCCGGCCTTTCAGTTCCTGCGCATGATCTCGCCGCTGTCGTGGATGCCCATCGTGGTGATGCTGATGGGGGTAGGGGACCAGCCGATCTATTTCCTGCTGGCGTTTGCCGCCGTGTGGCCGATCATGCTCAACACCGCGGCCGGCGTACGCCAGTTGGACCCACGCTGGCTACAGCTGAGCAGCAGCCTGAGTGCGACGCGCTGGGAGACCTTGCGCCGGGTGATCATTCCCGGTGTGGTCGGGCATGTGCTGACCGGCGTGCGTTTGGCCATCGGCATTTTGTGGATCGTGCTGGTGCCGTGCGAAATGCTCGGGGTCAGTGCCGGGCTGGGCTATTACATCCTCGACACCCGTGATCGGCTGGCCTATTCGGAGCTGATGGCGATGGTGTTGTTGATCGGGTTGCTGGGCTTTGCGCTGGATGCCTTGGCGCGCTGGCTGCACCAGCGTTGGGTGCACGCCGGCTGA